The Arachis ipaensis cultivar K30076 chromosome B05, Araip1.1, whole genome shotgun sequence nucleotide sequence TTTTGTGACTAACAGATTTTCTTTTCTTGCTACAGAAGTTCTTGTAGGAGAATCAGAGAGAtatgatgaagaagaagttctgggtttctttttatttcttgttcCCTGCAACAATTTCAATCATTCTTGTGCTTCTAACTCCAATTCCAAGTGCACAGTTAACACCAACTGAAAGCGGAATCCTCCTCCAAGTTCAGAAGCTACTAGAATACCCCGAAGCTCTTCAACCATGGAACAACTTCACCACCAACTTCTGCTTCCTCCTTCCATCATCAACCCTCAAGATTCTCTGCTCCAATGGCCATGTAACAGAATTAACCATTATTGGAAACAGAGGTTCTTCTTTGAGTCATCATCATCAAGATCAAGAAGCTCCTACTCTTTCTGAAAGATTCTCAATTCATGAACTTTTAGTTCTGCTGTCAAGGCTTTCAAATTTGAAGGCTTTGTCTTTGGTTTCACTTGGTCTGTGGGGTCATTTACCATCTGAGATTAACCGGTTCGGATCGATCGAATCCATGAATTTAAGCTCAAACTTCATCTATGGAAAAATCCCATCATCAATTTCTTCTATGAGGACACTTAAGAGtcttgttcttgctcataatcTCCTCAATGGAACTATACCTGATCTAACAATGCTATCTTCTCTTCAAGAACTCGACTTGGGCTTCAATGGTTTCGGCCCAGAGTTCCCTTCATTGAGCAAGAACATTGTGAAGATTATCTTAAGAAACAACTCTTTCACATCCCAAATTCCTTCAGAACTCATCAAATTTCAAAGGCTTCAACAATTTGACATCTCTAACAATGGAATTTTCGGAACCAttcctttgtttttgttctctcttccttCTCTTCAGTACTTAAACTTGGCATCAAACCAATTAAGCGGCTCACTCTCTCTGAACACAACCTGTGGTTCTGTTCTAACTTTTGTTGATGTCTCATACAACCTTTTAACAGGAAACTTGCCATCTTGCTTCGCTTCCAAGTCATCGAATCGAACCATAATGTATTCGAGGAATTGTGTGTCAGCAATGAGATTGAGTGATCAGTATCCTGCTTCATATTGCGAGGGAGTGATGGATGCCTTGACGGCTAAATCACCAGTTCGAGGCCGGAAGGAGGAGTCAGAGATTCATCTAGGCCTAGTTCTTGGTGTTCTTGGAGTTGCTACAGGAGTTGCTGGGCTTGTGGCTCTTCTCATTCTGTTCATCTCGAAGAAGTACAAAGCAAAAAGTGCCAAAAAGGATATCATTGATAACAAATCTGCTGCTGATAAATTTCACATCAATCTATATCCAGGACCAAAAATTGTTGCAAGTatggtaaaaaaaaatttgtgcacatgttattattattctttttttattttgttaatgtttttaactttttatcaTAGTTTCATTCCTCAAGAGGTGGTTTACATGTTCCTTAGCCCATGTCAATTACGTATCTCATAACTGTTCTGGTGACTAATTTTTATTGTGCACATAAACTGTAGTCTTAGTCtcgaattattttttttttaccttcgGAAATTAAATAGGATGTGCTACTGAAAGAATGAGTCTAGCAGCACTTGGATTGCCACCATATTGCAATTTCACATCAGATGAAATTGGAGATGCAACAAACAACTTTCGCCAATCAAATTTAATAGGAGAAGGATCACAGGGACAGGTAAAAACAATATTTAATATGAAGTGTTTGTCTGTGAGTCTATATTGAGCCCTCAAGACCAATTTTTAATGCCATTTTCTCTTGTTATATTTACACAGCTATATAAGGGCAAGCTCATGGATGGTTCAATGGTCCTTGTTAACCGTTTAAGGGTAAAGCAGAAGAGTTTGAACAGCAACAGTATGCAGAACTTGAAGAAGGTGTTGCCAAATTTAAGGCATAGGAATTTGGTTAGTGTTTTAGGACATTGCTTCATTACTTGTCAGGACCATCCCCAAACTAGAAGCACAATCTTCATTGTATTTGAGCACATCCCAAATTTGTCATCCTTAAGGGACCATCTTACAGGTAAGCATTTACACACACACACGATACTAAACGCAAATACTTCCTCTATTTCTTTAGTATCTTTTTGGTCTTTTGGGAATTAACTATTATTTCtattcataaaaatttaaaatattaacaaatttatgtataaataaacaaaactaaTTTTGTAATTATGAATGACGAAAAACTGTCTATTTTTATccgtaaaaaatttaaattattcataaatttacacaaatgaaattaaaattttagtacaTTTTATCACATAAAAACCATTTTTCATGAGTATAACTAGTTTTGttcatttataattaaatttgtcCGCATTTTAAAGttttataattataaatgatAGTTTATTCTTTTGCGGTTCCTTTTTCTAGAAAtagttctaaaaattttaaatgcgATACTACCTCTATTTCGTTTGCTATGTTTCAAAATCCATCTAGATACAATGATCATAGATAGGATAACCAAAAGTAATGCGAGTGGAGGGTGTATTTGAATGACCAAAAAAGCGTAACATGGAAATTTATTTGACAGATAGGATAAGAAGGGAAACGCTGAAATGGCCACAAAGAATGGCAATAAGCATAGGCATTGCAAGAGGAATCCAGTTCTTACACACAGGAATTACTCCTGGCATCTATGGCAACAATTTAAGGATTGAGAACATTCTGTTAGATAATAGTCTCAATCCAAAAGTCAGTGGATACAGTATTCCATTGCCATCAAAGGTTAGAAACAAATTATACTTAATTTGACCAACTCTTTCATTCATATATATTTCCATGAGTGTGATCTCCTATTCTCCTGTATAGTTGGACAGTATTACACACAAcactattttatttttgaaattatataCTAATCTCTCTTGGGTTTAGATTATATGAAACTTGAACACCCCTTTATTTTGTAAAATGTGATATTAATCTCCCTTATAAGTTATGATGCCAGGGTGGTTTGTTAAGCATGTAATTTTACCATGTATTCATCTACTATCTCATTTTTAACCTTCACTCAAAAGCTTTCTTTGCAAATTTTCAGAAAGGCGTTGATAGGAGACAGAATCAACAATGTGTTCCCAGTGTTAGTGGCAGGTATTAGTCAATATATTATAGAGTTAATGATTCTGTTAGCTTTTATAGTTTCATTAAATTTTTAGTTAGgtctttaaatataatttttgtNNNNNNNNNNNNNNNNNNNNNNNNNNNNNNNNNNNNNNNNNNNNNNNNNNNNNNNNNNNNNNNNNNNNNNNNNNNNNNNNNNNNNNNNNNNNNNNNNNNNNNNNNNNNNNNNNNNNNNNNNNNNNNNNNNNNNNNNNNNNNNNNNNNNNNNNNNNNNNNNNNNNNNNNNNNNNNNNNNNNNNNNNNNNNNNNNNNNNNNNNNNNNNNNNNNNNNNNNNNNNNNNNNNNNNNNNNNNNNNNNNNNNNNNNNNNNNNNNNNNNNNNNNNNNNNNNNNNNNNNNNNNNNNNNNNNNNNNNNNNNNNNNNNNNNNNNNNNNNNNNNNNNNNNNNNNNNNNNNNNNNNNNNNNNNNNNNNNNNNNNNNNNNNNNNNNNNNNNNNNNNNNNNNNNNNNNNNNNNNNNNNNNNNNNNNNNNNNNNNNNNNNNNNNNNNNNNNNNNNNNNNNNNNNNNNNNNNNNNNNNNNNNNNNNNNNNNNNNNNNNNNNNNNNNNNNNNNNNNNNNNNNNNNNNNNNNNNNNNNNNNNNNNNNNNNNNNNNNNNNNNNNNNNNNNNNNNNNNNNNNNNNNNNNNNNNNNNNNNNNNNNNNNNNNNNNNNNNNNNNNNNNNNNNNNNNNNNNNNNNNNNNNNNNNNNNNNNNNNNNNNNNNNNNNNNNNNNNNNNNNNNNNNNNNNNNNNNNNNNNNNNNNNNNNNNNNNNNNNNNNNNNNNNNNNNNNNNNNNNNNNNNNNNNNNNNNNNNNNNNNNNNNNNNNNNNNNNNNNNNNNNNNNNNNNNNNNNNNNNNNNNNNNNNNNNNNNNNNNNNNNNNNNNNNNNNNNNNNNNNNNNNNNNNNNNNNNNNNNNNNNNNNNNNNNNNNNNNNNNNNNNNNNNNNNNNNNNNNNNNNNNNNNNNNNNNNNNNNNNNNNNNNNNNNNNNNNNNNNNNNNNNNNNNNNNNNNNNNNNNNNNNNNNNNNNNNNNNNNNNNNNNNNNNNNNNNNNNNNNNNNNNNNNNNNNNNNNNNNNNNNNNNNNNNNNNNNNNNNNNNNNNNNNNNNNNNNNNNNNNNNNNNNNNNNNNNNNNNNNNNNNNNNNNNNNNNNNNNNNNNNNNNNNNNNNNNNNNNNNNNNNNNNNNNNNNNNNNNNNNNNNNNNNNNNNNNNNNNNNNNNNNNNNNNNNNNNNNNNNNNNNNNNNNNNNNNNNNNNNNNNNNNNNNNNNNNNNNNNNNNNNNNNNNNNNNNNNNNNNNNNNNNNNNNNNNNNNNNNNNNNNNNNNNNNNNNNNNNNNNNNNNNNNNNNNNNNNNNNNNNNNNNNNNNNNNNNNNNNNNAATTGatgtataataaattataaactattctaaaaataaatatatattttatctgaaaaataacaacaacaacaacaccaacaaagtcttgtcccactaagtgggtcgactacatgaatcaaacgtcgttattgtgctctgtcatgtatcatgtctacagagagaccgtttacatgtagatctcgtttgaccacctcatggatggtcttcttaggtcttcctctgcctttcgccctttgtccatcttccatctcatccaccctcctgactggatgttctatcggtcttcttctcacatgtccaaatcaccttagacgcgattcaaccatctttttcacaatgggtgctactccaactctctcccttatatcttcattccttattttatccaatcgcgtataaccactcatccatctcaacatcttcatctctgccacactcagcttatgttcgtgctcccctttagccgcccaacactccgtaccataaagcatagccgatcttatagcggtgcgatagaatttacctttaagttttaaaggcacttttttgtcgcatataaaactaGATGCACTccaccattttgaccaacctacttggatcctatgatttacatcctgttcaatctctccattatcctgtatgatgcacccaagatacttaaaacttttaacttttcgtatgatgttttctccaatcttcacctctatattggggttttcccttctcagactgaacttacattccatatattccgtcttgctacggcttatgcgcagaccatatacttctagagcttctctccataactctaacttcttatttaggtcttcccttgactctcccataaggacgatatcatcggcaaaaagcatgcaccatggcatagACTCTTAGATGTgttctgtgagtacttccaagactaatgtgaaaaggtatggacttaaggattatccctggtgtaatcctataccaatagaaaattcctttgtcacaccaccttgagtcttcacactagttgtgactccatcatacatgtctttaattgcccgaatatatgcgatccttactctcctcttttctaaaaccttccataagacctcccttggtacctTATCATAtgttttttccaaatcaataaacactatatgtagatcccttttattactacaatACCTCTCCATCagccttcttaataggtatatcgcttcagtggtagatctgcctggcataaattcaaattggttctctgttacttgtgtctcttttctcaacctccgttctatcaccctttcccatagcttcatagtatgactcataagTTTAATCCCTCTATAAtttccgcaactttgtatatcccccttattcttgtagataggtaccaaggtgctttttctccactcatcaggcatcttctttgaccttaaaatctcattaaaaagcttggttaaccagttgatgcctttttctccaagacccttccaaacctcaatcgggatattatcaggtcctactgccctgctaTTTTTCATCtactttagagcctcttttacctcgaagtctcgaatccttcgatagtagtcaaagttttgatcttcttcccttgtgtataatcgaccaaggctcggaagagtcttctatccctcattaaataactcgtagaaatagctcttccacctttcattaatcttctcctcttgagccaacacctctccatccttatcctctatgcacttaacctgatccaaatctctcgttcttctttctcggctctttgcgattctatatatacttttttctccttctttcgtgcccaaagactggtagagaccctcatatgctcttgttcttgcttcacttacagccacttttgtctctttcttagccgccttatatttttcccagttatctgcattgcggtataaagaccactctttaaagcactccctttttatctttatcttttcttctatactcgcattccaccaccaggactccttatcttttggtcctattcctttagattcaccaaaactttcttttgctgttcttctaataacttctgccatctccctccacatctcttccgcgcttccaNNNNNNNNNNNNNNNNNNNNNNNNNNNNNNNNNNNNNNNNNNNNNNNNNNNNNNNNNNNNNNNNNNNNNNNNNNNNNNNNNNNNNNNNNNNNNNNNNNNNNNNNNNNNNNNNNNNNNNNNNNNNNNNNNNNNNNNNNNNNNNNNNNNNNNNNNNNNNNNNNNNNNNNNNNNNNNNNNNNNNNNNNNNNNNNNNNNNNNNNNNNNNNNNNNNNNNNNNNNNNNNNNNNNNNNNNNNNNNNNNNNNNNNNNNNNNNNNNNNNNNNNNNNNNNNNNNNNNNNNNNNNNNNNNNNNNNNNNNNNNNNNNNNNNNNNNNNNNNNNNNNNNNNNNNNNNNNNNNNNNNNNNNNNNNNNNNNNNNNNNNNNNNNNNNNNNNNNNNNNNNNNNNNNNNNNNNNNNNNNNNNNNNNNNNNNNNNNNNNNNNNNNNNNNNNNNNNNNNNNNNNNNNNNNNNNNNNNNNNNNNNNNNNNNNNNNNNNNNNNNNNNNNNNNNNNNNNNNNNNNNNNNNNNNNNNNNNNNNNNNNNNNNNNNNNNNNNNNNNNNNNNNNNNNNNNNNNNNNNNNNNNNNNNNNNNNNNNNNNNNNNNNNNNNNNNNNNNNNNNNNNNNNNNNNNNNNNNNNNNNNNNNNNNNNNNNNNNNNNNNNNNNNNNNNNNNNNNNNNNNNNNNNNNNNNNNNNNNNNNNNNNNNNNNNNNNNNNNNNNNNNNNNNNNNNNNNNNNNNNNNNNNNNNNNNNNNNNNNNNNNNNNNNNNNNNNNNNNNNNNNNNNNNNNNNNNNNNNNNNNNNNNNNNNNNNNNNNNNNNNNNNNNNNNNNNNNNNNNNNNNNNNNNNNNNNNNNNNNNNNNNNNNNNNNNNNNNNNNNNNNNNNNNNNNNNNNNNNNNNNNNNNNNNNNNNNNNNNNNNNNNNNNNNNNNNNNNNNNNNNNNNNNNNNNNNNNNNNNNNNNNNNNNNNNNNNNNNNNNNNNNNNNNNNNNNNNNNNNNNNNNNNNNNNNNNNNNNNNNNNNNNNNNNNNNNNNNNNNNNNNNNNNNNNNNNNNNNNNNNNNNNNNNNNNNNNNNNNNNNNNNNNNNNNNNNNNNNNNNNNNNNNNNNNNNNNNNNNNNNNNNNNNNNNNNNNNNNNNNNNNNNNNNNNNNNNNNNNNNNNNNNNNNNNNNNNNNN carries:
- the LOC107643531 gene encoding probable LRR receptor-like serine/threonine-protein kinase At1g14390: MMKKKFWVSFYFLFPATISIILVLLTPIPSAQLTPTESGILLQVQKLLEYPEALQPWNNFTTNFCFLLPSSTLKILCSNGHVTELTIIGNRGSSLSHHHQDQEAPTLSERFSIHELLVLLSRLSNLKALSLVSLGLWGHLPSEINRFGSIESMNLSSNFIYGKIPSSISSMRTLKSLVLAHNLLNGTIPDLTMLSSLQELDLGFNGFGPEFPSLSKNIVKIILRNNSFTSQIPSELIKFQRLQQFDISNNGIFGTIPLFLFSLPSLQYLNLASNQLSGSLSLNTTCGSVLTFVDVSYNLLTGNLPSCFASKSSNRTIMYSRNCVSAMRLSDQYPASYCEGVMDALTAKSPVRGRKEESEIHLGLVLGVLGVATGVAGLVALLILFISKKYKAKSAKKDIIDNKSAADKFHINLYPGPKIVARCATERMSLAALGLPPYCNFTSDEIGDATNNFRQSNLIGEGSQGQLYKGKLMDGSMVLVNRLRVKQKSLNSNSMQNLKKVLPNLRHRNLVSVLGHCFITCQDHPQTRSTIFIVFEHIPNLSSLRDHLTDRIRRETLKWPQRMAISIGIARGIQFLHTGITPGIYGNNLRIENILLDNSLNPKVSGYSIPLPSKKGVDRRQNQQCVPSVSGRCSNEEKEDIYQLGVILIQIITGKLITSSGELEELKDELERGLSEAASSTPRLIVDPSLRGNYVYESVRTALQITINCLSKVTINRPSIEDVLWNLQYSMQVQEARSSSGNSPRL